In Hydractinia symbiolongicarpus strain clone_291-10 chromosome 4, HSymV2.1, whole genome shotgun sequence, the following proteins share a genomic window:
- the LOC130641092 gene encoding uncharacterized protein LOC130641092: MTSRLIEADKDEFDWITLLPGLGHLNMNQVKGYFKVLDNICLEPLGRDILNFKSPKAYSFFKDCKDNHKAWEAFEVFLHGTMLELIYKYSQESDNVSAMGFMQWQHKINAPTVKLLLQLVLTYGLGIYTQRVGDRNNDIIISDAGRYSFDDWFFGFNHPYYREIEYRDLQNKAIYPPQVKEQRDKNLSFSVTKTKGRNQGGDFLMEQKIKRQKMMAPKGSVDKSTWQRISRCVDAFDRIYENTSNLLDLKDDAGSRNIILGNEIIEWRAFLRHSKFLDNNDSSTVFNIYGEPISSNFLNLTEKLKQKRLEYWRQHREGVHLQKISYPLLQTFTKKADEYSDDELT; the protein is encoded by the exons TTGCTGCCAGGCTTGGGACATTTAAATATGAACCAG GTAAAAGGATACTTTAAGGTTCTTGACAACATATGTTTAGAGCCCCTGGGCCGAGATATCCTAAATTTCAAATCTCCAAAGGCATATTCATTCTTCAAAGACTGTAAAGACAACCACAAAGCATGGGAAGCTTTTGAGGTTTTTTTACATGGAACTATGTTAGAACTGATTTACAAATACTCTCAAGAAAGCGATAATGTTAGTGCTATGGGTTTCATGCAATGGCAACACAAAATAAATGCACCAACAGTTAAACTTTTATTGCAGCTTGTTTTAACATACGGTTTGGGGATTTATACACAGAGAGTAGGGGACCGTAATAATGATATCATTATCAGTGATGCTGGTCGATATTCGTTTGATGATTGGTTCTTTGGCTTTAATCATCCGTATTACCGAGAAATCGAATACAGGGATTTGCAAAACAAAGCGATTTACCCACCTCAAGTAAAAGAACAGAGAGACAAAAATTTATCTTTTTCAGTTACTAAGACAAAAGGCAGAAATCAAGGTGGGGATTTTTTGATGGAACAAAAAATTAAACGACAAAAGATGATGGCACCAAAAGGGAGTGTTGATAAAAGTACTTGGCAACGCATTTCTCGATGTGTAGATGCTTTTGATCGAATTTAtgagaacacatcaaatttattaGATTTAAAAGATGATGCAGGATCACGTAATATCATATTAGGTAATGAAATCATTGAATGGAGAGCGTTTTTACGACACTCAAAGTTTTTAGATAACAATGATAGCAGTACCGTATTCAATATTTATGGTGAACCTATTAGTTCGAACTTTCTAAATTTAACAGaaaagttaaaacaaaaacGATTAGAGTATTGGCGCCAACATCGAGAAGGAGTTCATCttcaaaaaatttcttatcCACTGTTGCAGACTTTCACGAAAAAGGCAGATGAATATAGTGATGATGAACTGACATAA
- the LOC130641093 gene encoding uncharacterized protein LOC130641093 — MASLDNAERKLYADRYCEYRTRQVWHSEHEREFFIAFCVINGYHHFQVRPLIGMEMPMTLVREPENVYDSNAIKVVIPSIHELNHELLDIVVRERTGETVRRIAGRTVGRVPKVIAGILSPAIDSGKIRQATAFYTGGMLHGDHPTLGKGPKLECMYCFETDSCDTVTNVISEIGRVTQVTTL; from the coding sequence ATGGCTAGTTTAGACAATGCTGAACGAAAGTTGTATGCTGATAGATACTGTGAGTATCGTACTCGCCAAGTTTGGCACAGTGAGCACGAACGTGAGTTTTTTATTGCGTTTTGTGTGATAAATGGTTATCATCATTTTCAAGTTAGACCTTTAATTGGTATGGAAATGCCAATGACACTAGTTCGGGAgccagaaaatgtatatgacaGCAATGCAATTAAAGTAGTTATCCCGTCCATACATGAACTGAATCACGAACTTTTGGATATCGTCGTTAGAGAACGCACAGGGGAAACTGTTAGGCGCATAGCTGGGCGTACTGTTGGCCGAGTTCCAAAAGTTATTGCTGGGATACTTTCACCAGCTATTGACAGTGGAAAAATTCGTCAGGCTACAGCGTTTTATACAGGTGGCATGTTACACGGGGACCATCCAACATTAGGAAAAGGACCTAAGTTAGAGTGCATGTATTGTTTTGAAACAGACAGTTGTGACACTGTAACTAACGTAATTTCTGAAATAGGAAGAGTGACACAAGTAACAACACTGTAA